GGCCAGCGAGCAGTTCCGCGCCGCCGTCGCCGACATGAAGAAGCGGAACGTGCAGAAACTGATCCTGGACCTGCGTGACAACGGCGGCGGTCTGCTGAACGCCGGGGTGGACGTCGCCGACCAGTTCCTGCAGAGCGGCCCGATCGTCAGCCTGCGCGACCGCGCGAAGAACACCGTCGTGTTCGGCAGCGCCACCAACCGCCCCACCGACTACACCGGGAAACTGGTCGTGCTGGTGAACAAGAACAGCGCCAGCGCCAGCGAGGTCGTGTCCGGCGCGCTGCAGGACACGGGCCGCGCGCAGATCATCGGCGAGCAGACCTTCGGCAAGGGCGTCGCGCAGACCCCCATCACCCTGCCGGACGGCGGCAAGGCGGCCATCGTGTCCAACGAGTGGCTGACGCCCAAGGGCCGCCAGATTCACAAGAAGGGCGTCACGCCCGACATCGAAGTCAAGGACACCCGCTACACCACGCCCGTGAACTTCAGCGGCAGCGGCGTCAAGCCCGGCGAGAAACTCACCTTGACCGTCGAGGGCAAACCCGTGACCGTCACGGCCGACAAGGACGGGAAGTTCAGCTACACCGGCGAGGTCAAGCGGCCCACCCGCAGCGCCCAGCAGGGCGAGGCCGTCGTGGACGTGCAGGGCGACGCCATCCTGAAGAAGGCCATCGAAGTGCTCGGGCAGTAACCCGCGCGCTACAGAAGAGGGGGGCGGTTCTCCGGCGTGGGGAGCCGCCTCCTTTTGCCGTACAGGAGGCCTGCTGTACCGGAGGCTTGCCGTTCCTGAAGACGGCCCCACCCGCGTTTTAACCGACGTGTAACCCCGCGTGGGCAGACTGCGCGCATGAACAAGACCCTGTCCATCCTGGCACTCACCGGCTCCCTGGTCCTGGGCGGACTGGTCGGCTACGACATCCGCGAGCGGAACGCCACCCAGGCCACGGCGCCCGCCACGACCACGAATGCCGTCACGAGCGCCGCGACGACCGGCGCGTCTGCCAGCCAGGGGCAGATGGTGCAGACCCTCGCGCAGCCGTACGACAACGCCCGCGCCCGCACGGAATCCGAGGCGAACACCGTGCAGGTCGTCAAGGAGCGCCGCGACGGCCTGGTGTACATCAGCGTCACGGAAGGGGACAGCAGCAGCGCGCAGGCCCAGCTGCGCCAGCGCCTGCAGCAGCAGCTGCCCTTCGACTTCGGTCAGGGCGATCAGGAGCAGAAGCAGACCGGGACCGGCAGCGGCTTCTTCGTGACGGGCGGCGGCGACATCATCACCAACAACCACGTCGTCGAGGGCGCCAGCGAGATCACAGTCCGTCTGCACGGCAGCAAGAAGACCTACAAGGCGAAGGTCGTCGCCCGCGCGCCCGACTTCGACCTCGCCCTGATCCGCGCCGAGGGCGTCCCCGCAAGCGAGATCAAGGCCCTGCCGCTCGGGGACAGCAGCCAGCTGGACGTGGGCCTGAAGGCCATCGCCATGGGTGCCCCGTTCGGCCTGGACTTCAGCGTCTCAGAGGGCATCATCAGCAGCCTGGAACGGCAGGTGCCGGTCGGCACGAAAGGCGTGAACCAGAACGTCATCCAGACCGACGCCGCCATCAACCCCGGCAACAGCGGCGGCCCGCTGCTGAACAGCGCCGGGCAGGTGATCGGCGTGAACACCCAGATCCTCACCGGCGGCATCGGCCAGAGCGCCGGGGTGGGCTTCGCGATTCCCGTGAACACCGTCAAGAAACTGCTGCCCGAACTGCAGGCCGGGAAGGGCACCGTCATCCAGACGCCCAGCCTGGGCGTGGGCATCAGTGACGTCGCCAGCCTCAGCGCCGCCGAGCGCAAGCAGGCGAAACTGCCCGAGCAGGGCGTCCTGATCGGCCGGGTGTACCAGGGCAGCCCCGCCGCCGCCGCTGGCCTGAAGGGCAGCCGCACCGTCACCGACGAATCCACCGGGCAGCGCACCACCCTGCCCGGCGACGTGATCACCGCCGTGGACGGCCAGCCCCTCGCGGGCGTGGAGGAGCTGCCGCAGCAGATCATCAGCCGCAGGATCGGCGAGACCGTCACCCTGACCGTCGTCCGGGACGGGCAGACGCGCGACGTGAAGGTCACCCTGAAGGCCTTCGATCTGGCCGCCGCCGCGCAGCGCGAGGACGGACAGGGCCAGTAAACCGCCCGACAGTGGGGGCGGTGGGGGAGGGGCCGGGTGCCAGGCGTGCCCGGCCCCCTCCCTGTCGCGGGTTGGAACCTCCTGGAACCGGGCGCCGCGACAGGGCCATCGGGGGCCATCAGTGAGGAGAGCGGGTGAGTCGGCTCCCGCTGAGGTCGGTCATCCAGACGACCGTGTGCCGTCTGGCGAGGCGGTCCGCATGACGCGGGTAACGGCCTTCCGGCGGGGGCGTGGCTGCCCTGGGATGGGGCCTGCATGAGGCGTGTGAACTGCGTGCAACTATGCCCCCGTCAGCGGGCGCGGTAGTATCGGTGGCGTTAACTGGAATCACTTCCACTCTCGTTCCACGACCGTTCCACCGGAGGCTCCCTGCCATGACCATCCCACGATCCAGCGGCGTCCTGCTGCACCCCACCAGCCTCCCCGGCCCGTTCGGCATCGGCGAACTCGGCCAGTACGCCCGCGCGTTCGTCGACTGGCTCGCCCTGGCCGGACAGAAGTACTGGCAGGTCATGCCGCTGGGCCCCACCGGCTACGGCGACAGCCCCTACCAGGCGTTCAGCGCCTTCGCCGGAAACCCCTACCTGATCGACCTGAACGCCCTGCGTGAACACGGCCTGCTCAGCGACACCGAATTCAACGTCCTGCCCGAATTCAACCCCGGCAAGGTCGATTTCGGCCAGCAGTACGTGTGGCGCAACCAGATGCTCGAACGCGCCTACGCCCGCTACGCCTTCGGCGACGCCCAGCACCTGAAACCCGACTTCGACGCCTTCAAGGCCGAGGAAGCCGACTGGCTGGACGACTACGCGCTGTTCATGGCCCTGAAGAACGCCCACGGCGGCCTGCCCTGGAACGCCTGGGAACCCGGCACCCGCGACCGCGAACCCCAGGCGCTGGACAACGCCCGCACCCGCCTGAAGGAAGACATCGAACGGGTGAAGTTCATCCAGTTCCTGTTCTTCCGCCAGTGGACGGTGCTGCGCCGCTACGCCGCCGAGAAGGGCATCCAGATCATCGGGGACATCCCGATCTTCGTCGCCATGGACAGCAGCGACGCCTGGGCGAACCGCGAGCAGTTCTACTTCGACGACCAGGGCCAGCCCACCGTCGTCGCGGGCGTCCCGCCCGACTACTTCAGCGAGACCGGCCAGCTGTGGGGCAACCCCCTGTACAACTGGGACGCCATGGACAAGGACGGCTACCAGTGGTGGATCAAACGCTTCCAGGGCAGCCTGAAACTGTTCGACGTGATCCGCATCGACCACTTCCGTGGCTTCGCGGCCTCCTGGGAGATCCCGTTCCCCGCCGAGACCGCCATTCACGGCCAGTGGGTCCCCGCTAAAGGTCACGAGATGTTCGAGGCGGTCCGTCAGGCGCTGGGCACCCTGCCGATCATCGCGGAGGACCTGGGCGTCATCACGCCCGACGTGGAGAAACTCCGCGACGACTTCGAGTTCCCCGGCATGGCCGTCCTGCAGTTCGCGTTCGGCGGCGGGGACTTCAGCGTGAACGACTTCCTGCCGCACAACCTGCGGGAGAATCAGGTCGTGTACACCGGCACGCATGACAACGACACCACGCGCGGCTGGTGGCGGAACGCCGACGAACTCGAACGGCACAACTTCCGCGTGTACACCAGCAGCGACCCCACCGAGGACACCTTCGCGGCGCAGCTGACCCGCATGGCCTTCGAGAGCCGCGCCCGGCTGGCCGTCGTGCCCCTTCAGGACCTCATGAATCTCGGCACCGAGGCCCGTATGAACCTCCCCGGCACCACCGGCGACCACAACTGGACGTGGCGCTACGCCGCCGCCGACCTCCGCCCCGACCTCGCCCGCAGTCTGCGGGACCTCACCGAGGCGACCGGCCGGTAAGCACAGCCGAACGTTGAAGGTTGATGGTTGATAGAGGGTCGTCGGGCCTTCCATCGACCATCAACCTTTCCCCATCCACTACCCTGTGGGGCATGAAGCTCTACACCAAGACCGGGGACGGCGGCACCACGGGCCTGTACGGCGCGGACCGCGTCAGCAAGGCGAACATCCGCGTGGAAGCGTACGGCACCGTGGACGAACTGAACAGCGCCATCGGCCTGGCCCGCGCGCACGGCCCCAGCGCCGCGATGGACGCCGACCTGGAGTACCTCCAGAACGCCCTGTTCGACGTCGGCGCGGACCTCGCCACGCGCAGCGGCACCACGTACGAGAAGAAGATCAGCCGCATGGACGAGCAGGACACCGCGTTCATCGAGGCGATGATCGACCGCTACCAGGAGGACGCGCCGCCCTTCACGGGCTTCGTGCACCCCGGCGGCACCCCGGTCGCCGCGAGCCTGCACGTCGCCCGCACCGTCGCCCGCCGCGCCGAACGCGAGGTGATCCGCCTGCTGCACGAGGAGGACGCCAACGCGCACGTGCAGGTGTACCTGAACCGCCTGTCCGACCTGCTGTTCGTCATGGCCCGCGCCGCGAACCAGGCCGCCGGGATCGGGGAACACGCTTGGCTGGTCAAGGGTCGCCGCTGAGCCAATGAACGAGAGGGGGGGCGACGTGCGTGTGCCGTCGCCCCCCTTCGTCACGCGGTTACTCCAGCGCCTTGCCGCAGTGCGGGCAGCAGGCCGCCGTTTCCTGCTGGCGCAGGCGCGAGAGCTCCTCGGCGAACCCGCTGGCGATCATGCCCGCCGGGAGGGCCACCATGCCCACCCCGAACAGCATGATCAGCCCGGCCGCCGCCTTGCCCAGCGGCGTGGCCGGGTACACGTCCCCATACCCGGTGGTGGTGAGGGTCACGACCGCCCACCACAGCGCCTGCGGGATGCTCTCGAAGCCCTTGGTGCCCGCGCTGGATTCCACCTGATACAGCAGGCTGGCCGCGATGAACACGAGCACCAGCACGATCAGCACCGTGGACAGCAGTTCCCCGGTCCGCTGCCGGATCACCCGCCCGATCAGCTGCAGCGAGTCCGAGTAGCGGCCCAGTTTCAGCAGGCTCAGGAGTTTCAACAGGCGCAGGCCGCGCAGGCTCGCCAGGGCGGTCGTGGCGGGCACCATCAGCGAGATCAGGACCAGCAGGTCGATCAGCGGCAGCGGCGACGTCGCGTAGTGC
This region of Deinococcus sp. JMULE3 genomic DNA includes:
- a CDS encoding S41 family peptidase, whose product is MNAKRMTVVGAALAATAAVAYAQLGGYTPVNLSSSKEGKSLIQVLNDLNRYYLYPVDQDRVLRGAITGALGSLDDEFTYYSEPEDNAIDAANLQGEFYGIGVTLVAANADGTGGKIDNVFKTGAASTAGVQIGDVFLKIGDKDVTGAKLNEIVRLVRGEKGTQVTVTFARDGKPYTVKMERQPVQIVSVESTVLPGGVGYIALNTFYNEKASEQFRAAVADMKKRNVQKLILDLRDNGGGLLNAGVDVADQFLQSGPIVSLRDRAKNTVVFGSATNRPTDYTGKLVVLVNKNSASASEVVSGALQDTGRAQIIGEQTFGKGVAQTPITLPDGGKAAIVSNEWLTPKGRQIHKKGVTPDIEVKDTRYTTPVNFSGSGVKPGEKLTLTVEGKPVTVTADKDGKFSYTGEVKRPTRSAQQGEAVVDVQGDAILKKAIEVLGQ
- a CDS encoding S1C family serine protease; the protein is MNKTLSILALTGSLVLGGLVGYDIRERNATQATAPATTTNAVTSAATTGASASQGQMVQTLAQPYDNARARTESEANTVQVVKERRDGLVYISVTEGDSSSAQAQLRQRLQQQLPFDFGQGDQEQKQTGTGSGFFVTGGGDIITNNHVVEGASEITVRLHGSKKTYKAKVVARAPDFDLALIRAEGVPASEIKALPLGDSSQLDVGLKAIAMGAPFGLDFSVSEGIISSLERQVPVGTKGVNQNVIQTDAAINPGNSGGPLLNSAGQVIGVNTQILTGGIGQSAGVGFAIPVNTVKKLLPELQAGKGTVIQTPSLGVGISDVASLSAAERKQAKLPEQGVLIGRVYQGSPAAAAGLKGSRTVTDESTGQRTTLPGDVITAVDGQPLAGVEELPQQIISRRIGETVTLTVVRDGQTRDVKVTLKAFDLAAAAQREDGQGQ
- the malQ gene encoding 4-alpha-glucanotransferase gives rise to the protein MTIPRSSGVLLHPTSLPGPFGIGELGQYARAFVDWLALAGQKYWQVMPLGPTGYGDSPYQAFSAFAGNPYLIDLNALREHGLLSDTEFNVLPEFNPGKVDFGQQYVWRNQMLERAYARYAFGDAQHLKPDFDAFKAEEADWLDDYALFMALKNAHGGLPWNAWEPGTRDREPQALDNARTRLKEDIERVKFIQFLFFRQWTVLRRYAAEKGIQIIGDIPIFVAMDSSDAWANREQFYFDDQGQPTVVAGVPPDYFSETGQLWGNPLYNWDAMDKDGYQWWIKRFQGSLKLFDVIRIDHFRGFAASWEIPFPAETAIHGQWVPAKGHEMFEAVRQALGTLPIIAEDLGVITPDVEKLRDDFEFPGMAVLQFAFGGGDFSVNDFLPHNLRENQVVYTGTHDNDTTRGWWRNADELERHNFRVYTSSDPTEDTFAAQLTRMAFESRARLAVVPLQDLMNLGTEARMNLPGTTGDHNWTWRYAAADLRPDLARSLRDLTEATGR
- a CDS encoding cob(I)yrinic acid a,c-diamide adenosyltransferase — protein: MKLYTKTGDGGTTGLYGADRVSKANIRVEAYGTVDELNSAIGLARAHGPSAAMDADLEYLQNALFDVGADLATRSGTTYEKKISRMDEQDTAFIEAMIDRYQEDAPPFTGFVHPGGTPVAASLHVARTVARRAEREVIRLLHEEDANAHVQVYLNRLSDLLFVMARAANQAAGIGEHAWLVKGRR
- a CDS encoding ion transporter, producing the protein MSAPTTFRVKLHSFLDPSDGAGPAERLFNALLVTLILLTIVVTILGTVPDIAREYGPVIRAFDYVCAFVFGLEYLGRLYVTPLRPGFDGTPRSYLHYATSPLPLIDLLVLISLMVPATTALASLRGLRLLKLLSLLKLGRYSDSLQLIGRVIRQRTGELLSTVLIVLVLVFIAASLLYQVESSAGTKGFESIPQALWWAVVTLTTTGYGDVYPATPLGKAAAGLIMLFGVGMVALPAGMIASGFAEELSRLRQQETAACCPHCGKALE